A section of the Streptomyces sp. CG1 genome encodes:
- a CDS encoding RICIN domain-containing protein → MLTPHPPRPPYPPPGGDPGESDESLTGPLRAGSDAEGSRSAALLMARHWQSAHDYTVVCLALSGPLAHMVTATAFHQVLGRLALGEPAEALRPRLLVAVRDTVVNWSGTDRITAVLPGLGKPAGGRGMRAAKTLIPENRVLSDRSFHALPRLEQALLWHIEVEAEPITIPAGLLGLDVDSAAAALEQAREKFREGLVRAHRELAPGQECRYYNRLLDVPIRRGGALLPDVQEHLSACSYCRHAAEQLGHTDAALGVLLAEAVLGWGARRYLESRPGRRPGPARGGSRRSGGRRRGGGDKPGLFARAALAAARRRGDGRSPLPAPVPRGRRHGGGEPGPLAPFSGTGWSSRTLLTGVGVASAGLLAAVLAISLWPEGGDGTAPVASTGAVPGTTAHRSPPPSAAAPGTAGLPTTGRPTRLRDAAADLCLDIKGTPKAGAGTVLAVCSAVLTQQWTYDADGLLRSAAGSGLCLDSHADAGVVILGSCADAGSKRGDDVRYDLTQRGELLPRWDRALALATAADSVGADVVVKVRDGSAGQRWVTDAPSASPGSLSTAGTDGPSTRPARPPAKDA, encoded by the coding sequence GTGCTCACCCCCCACCCCCCTCGTCCTCCCTATCCGCCGCCCGGCGGCGACCCCGGGGAGTCCGACGAATCGCTCACCGGCCCACTGCGGGCCGGATCCGATGCGGAGGGCTCCCGGTCCGCCGCCCTGCTGATGGCCCGGCACTGGCAGTCGGCGCACGACTACACGGTCGTCTGCCTGGCCCTTTCCGGCCCGCTCGCGCACATGGTCACCGCCACCGCCTTCCACCAGGTGCTCGGCCGGCTCGCCCTCGGCGAACCCGCCGAGGCGCTCCGGCCCCGGCTGCTCGTGGCAGTCCGGGACACGGTCGTCAACTGGTCCGGCACCGACCGCATCACCGCTGTACTGCCCGGACTCGGGAAACCCGCCGGGGGCCGCGGTATGCGCGCCGCGAAGACCCTGATACCCGAAAACCGAGTCCTCTCCGACCGTTCCTTCCACGCCCTTCCCCGGCTGGAACAGGCGCTGTTGTGGCACATCGAGGTCGAGGCCGAACCGATAACCATTCCCGCCGGACTACTCGGTCTCGACGTCGACAGCGCGGCGGCCGCGCTGGAACAGGCCCGCGAGAAATTCCGGGAGGGCCTGGTGCGCGCCCACCGGGAACTCGCGCCCGGCCAGGAATGCCGCTACTACAACCGCCTTCTCGACGTTCCGATCCGCCGCGGCGGCGCCCTGCTGCCCGATGTCCAGGAACATCTGTCCGCCTGCTCCTACTGCCGGCACGCGGCGGAGCAACTGGGCCATACGGACGCCGCGTTGGGCGTGCTGCTCGCCGAGGCGGTGCTCGGCTGGGGCGCCCGCCGCTACCTCGAATCCCGCCCCGGCCGCCGCCCCGGCCCCGCCCGCGGCGGCTCCCGGCGCTCCGGTGGCCGCAGACGTGGCGGCGGCGACAAGCCCGGCCTGTTCGCCCGCGCCGCCCTGGCCGCCGCGCGGCGACGCGGCGACGGCCGGTCCCCGCTCCCGGCCCCGGTGCCGCGCGGACGGCGGCACGGCGGAGGTGAACCCGGGCCGCTCGCCCCGTTCTCCGGCACCGGCTGGTCCTCCCGGACACTGCTCACCGGAGTCGGCGTGGCCTCGGCCGGACTGCTCGCGGCCGTCCTCGCCATCAGCCTGTGGCCGGAGGGCGGCGACGGCACCGCCCCGGTCGCCTCCACCGGCGCCGTCCCCGGCACCACCGCCCACCGGTCCCCGCCCCCCTCCGCTGCGGCCCCCGGCACCGCGGGACTGCCCACCACCGGCCGCCCCACCCGCCTGCGCGACGCCGCCGCCGACCTGTGCCTGGACATCAAGGGCACCCCGAAGGCCGGGGCGGGCACGGTGCTCGCCGTCTGCTCCGCGGTGCTCACCCAGCAGTGGACGTACGACGCCGACGGGCTGCTGCGCAGTGCGGCCGGCTCGGGGTTGTGCCTGGACTCGCACGCCGACGCGGGCGTGGTGATCCTCGGCAGTTGCGCCGACGCCGGCTCGAAGCGGGGCGACGACGTGCGCTACGACCTCACCCAGCGGGGCGAGTTGCTGCCCCGCTGGGACCGCGCCCTCGCCCTCGCCACCGCGGCTGACAGCGTGGGCGCCGATGTCGTCGTCAAGGTCCGGGACGGCTCCGCAGGGCAGCGCTGGGTGACCGACGCGCCCTCGGCGAGCCCCGGCTCCCTCTCGACCGCGGGCACGGACGGCCCCTCCACCCGACCCGCACGTCCGCCGGCGAAGGACGCCTGA